GCGCAAGCTGGTCCTGCCGCCGCCGCGAGGCAGCCTCGACATGCCGGAGCGCCCGATACTGCGATCTCAATATGGCGTGACTCAGGGTCACTGAACGGGCATAAGGCAGCGCTGCAGACGCATTGCCGCTTGAATGGACGGGATTGGCTTGGTCATTTTCGGAAGATTCCTATTCGCGCTCGTGGCGCTGGCGCTGGCTGTCGTGGCAGGGTTCCTGTTCGCCACCATCATCACGGCCAATGGTGCGACCTGGCTGCACTTCGCCCAGGTATGCCTGCTGATCGTCTGCTGCATGTGGCTGGCATGGGGATTCAACACCGCCGTTGCCGGCATCTTCTTCTCCAGGGGCAAGCCGAACCGGCGGGGTGGCGTACTGGCGCCGGCCTCCGTCAACCGCTCGGCCGTGCTGGTGCCCGTCTACAATGAGGACGCGGATGCCGTCATGGCGCGCGTCGCCGCCATGATCGAGGGCCTGAGGCGAATTCGCCGGCTCGAGGCGTTCGACTTCTTCGTCCTCTCGGACTCCACCAAGGCGGAATCCGTCGCGGCCGAACGCCGCGCCGTCTTCGAGATCGCCGGCGCACTGGAAACGGGGACGCATCTCTATTATCGCCACCGCGAGAAGAACACCAACCGCAAGGCCGGCAATATCGGCGAGTTCGTCACCCAGCAGGGCGGCGCCTATACCTACATGATCGTGCTGGACGCGGACAGCCTGATGCGGCCCGAGACGCTGGTGGAGATGGTCGCGCGGATGGACGACGACGACGAGCTGGCCCTGCTGCAGACGCAGCCGCTCATCATCAACCGGCGCAGCCTGTTCGGCCGTGCGCTGCAGTTCTCCGCGGCCCTCTACTCACCCTTCTTTTCGCGCGGGATCGCGGCCCTGCAAGGCCGCGAAGGGCCCTTCTGGGGCCATAACGCGATCATCCGCACCCGCGCCTTCGCGCAAAGCTGCGGATTGCCGCATCTGTCGGGCCGGCCCCCCTTCGGCGGCCATATCTTGAGCCACGACTTCGTCGAGGCCGCGCTGCTGGCGCGCGACGGCTGGAAGGTACGCGTCGATCCGGATCTGGAAGGCTCTTTCGAAGAGGCCCCGTCGAACCTGATCGAGTATGCCAAGCGCGACAGGCGCTGGTGCCAGGGCAATCTGCAGCACGGGCGGTTGATCCCCGCCCCGCGCCTGCGCTTCTGGAGCCGCGTCGCCATGGTGTCCGGCATCATGGCCTACGCCGCCTCGCCGATCTGGCTGCTGTTCCTCATCGTCTCGATGCTGGATCCGATCCTGGCGCCCGCGCCGAACTACTTCCCGGGTGACAGCCTGTTCCCCGTCTTCCCCCGCCCCGAAACCACCAAGGCCCTGCTGCTTCTGATCGGCATCTTCACGCTGCTGCTCCTGCCTAAGACGCTCATAGCATTTCGCACCGCGCTGTCGCACCGGGCGGCGCGCTTCGGCGGCTCGATCGCGGTTCTGGCGGGCGCCACCTGCGAGCTTATCCTGACCAGCGCGCTCGCGCCGATCATGATGCTATTCCAGTCCAAGGCCGTTGCCGAAATCTTGATGGCGCGTGACAGCGGCTGGCCGTCCACCGACCGCGAGGATGAAGGCGTCCCCCTGTCGGCCGCCTTTGCGGCAAGCTGGTGGATGGTCATCGTGGGCGCCATCCTGATGGTGACGAGCTACATATACACCCTGACGCTGTTCCTGTGGGTGCTGCCGATCGCCCTGCCGCTCGTCGTTGCGCCACTGTTCATCTCGCTCACGGCGGATCCTGTGCTGGGAGACAAGGCGCGGGCGCTTTCCATCTTCGCCACACCCTTCGAGATCGCTCCCGAACCCGTGATCCGCGCTTCCGAAGCGTGGCACAAACGCCTTGCCGGCGCACAAAAAACACTATCTCAACCGCGAAGGGATCAGAGGACGGGTACGTCGGACCCTATAGAGACGCCCGCCAGAGGCTGAAGGTCGAACAGCCATGAGCGCATATGACAGCGTCTTTCTCCGCCCGGAGCGAGACTACAGGATCGATTTTTTCCGCGGCGTAGCCCTGGTGATGATCTTCATCAACCACATACCCGGCGTGCTGTGGGAGAATTTCACGAGCCGGAATTTCGGCTTTTCCGATTCAGCGGAAGTCTTCGTCTTCCTGGCCGGCGTCGCCAGCGCCTTCGCCTATGGGCGGCTCTTCCTGGAGGGCTCGCCGCTGATCGCATCGTTGAAGGCGGCCCGGCGCGCCGGCGTTCTCTACCTCGTGCACATCGCCCTCACCATGGCGGTCATCTCGCTGTTCATCTGGTTCGCGCTGGCGCTCGGCAAGGGGGACATTCTCCGCCAGATCGGCCTGGGCCCCCTTCTGACGCAGCCGCTGGATGCGCTTTACGGTATCGCGACCCTCGGCAACCAACTCGGCTACCTGAACATCCTGCCGCTCTACGCCGCGCTGCTGCTCATGCTGCCGCTGATGTTGCTCGGCATACGGTGGATCGGGCTGAAGGGGTTTCTTGTCGCCTCGCTTGCCGTCTGGCTGGTCTTCGGCCTCGCGCGGCTTAACATTCCCAACTATCCCAATGCCGGCGGATGGTTCTTCAATCCGTTCTCCTGGCAACTCATCTTCGCCCTTGGGCTGTATACCGGCTTCCAGAAGCTGCGCGGCCAGCCGGCGCTTCCCTACTCGCCGAGGCTCTACGTGATGGCGCTCGGCTTCCTGGCTTTCGCCTGGGCTTTCGTCGGCTTCGGCTGGTGGTCGGTGGAGCGGATGATCCCGCTGCCGTCGCTCTTCGTCGGTTTCGACAAAACCTACGCGTCCATTCCGCGCCTTCTGCACCTCGTCGCGCTGGTCTACGTGTTCGCCCATGCGCCGAAGATGTCGCCGTTCAGCCGCGTTGGTGCCGCCAATCCGCTGACCATGCTCGGACGCCACTCGCTTCCGGTCTTCGCCTTGGGGACGTTCCTGTCGCTGCTGGCGCAGGCGCTGCGCTTCGGCAACGAAACGACACTGGCCTACGATACGGCGCTCGTTACCGGCGGCCTCGCCATCCAGTTCGCACTGGCGCGCTATCTCGATTGGTGGCACGTCGCCTCGAAACCGCAGAAGGCCGTGCGTGCCAACGCGACCACGCGGGAGGAGCAGCCGCGCGACGCCCAGCGCGCCCAGGCCATGGCGCCGGCCGCACGGCGCACCCCATGACCCTAGCCGGATAAGCAAGCCAGATGTACAGCGATTCCAACCATCCGTTCTTCAAGCCGCTGTGGCGTCGCGTGCTGATCGTCGGCTCGTGCCTGGTCTGGTCCGGCTTCGAGTGGTGGAACGGCGAACAGCTCTGGGGCGCGATCACCCTGGCGATCGCCGCCTATGGCATCTTCGCCTTGTTCATAAACTACAAGGCGCCGCCCGAAAGCGAGTAGCGGCGCCGGCTCAGTCGGCGGCGCGGTCCGAAACGCCGGCCTGTGCAAAAGTCGCCATGCCGTTGTGGCAGGCCACCGCCGCTTTCACCATCGCGGCGGCCAGTGCCGCACCTGTGCCCTCGCCCAGCCGCATGCCGAGCGCCAGCAGCGGCACCTTGCCCATTGCCTGGAGGGCGCGCTGGTGACCGGGTTCGGCGGACACATGGCCGAACAGGCAATGATCGAGCGTATCGGGAGACAGCTTGTGCAGGACGGCCGCAGCCGCCGTCGCGACGAAGCCGTCCACGACAACCGGCACGCGCTGCATCCGGGCCGCCAGTATGGCGCCCGCCATGGCGGCGATCTCGCGGCCGCCAAGCCGGCGCAACGCCTCGAGCGGATCGGTGGCGTGGCGTCCATGGAGGTCTATCGCCTCCTGCACGAGGGCGGTCTTGCGGGCCATGCCGGCGCTGTCATGGCCGGTGCCCGGCCCGACCCAGTCGCGCGCGGTGCCGCCGAACAGGGCCGCGAACAGCGCACTGGCCACAGCCGTATTTCCGATACCCATCTCGCCGATGCACAGGAGGTCGGGTTCTCCCGCAAGGCATTCCATGCCGTAGGCCATGGTGGCGGCGCAATCGCGCTCCGACAATGCCGGCTCCGACGTGATGTCGCCGGTGGGGTAATCGAGCGCGAGGTCGAAAATCTTGAGGCCGAGGTCGAAGGTGGCGCAGATCTGGTTGATCGCGGCACCGCCGGCGGCGAAGTTTTCCACCATCTGGCGCGTCACCTCGGGCGGGAAGGCCGAAGCGCCCCGGGCCGCAATCCCGTGGTTGGCGGCGAAGACCGCCACCACGGGTCGGTTTACGGTGGGGGCACGTCCCTGCCAGGCGGCCATCCATTCGGCGATATCCTCCAGCCGGCCGAGCGAGCCGGACGGTTTGGTCAGTTCTTCCTGGCGGTGGCGCGCATCATGCCGGGCGCGGCCGTCCTGCTGCGGCATCTGCCGGACAAGGGCGCGGATATCGTCGAAGGGAAGGCCGGTTGCGGACATGGAACGAGACTTTCGGATAGGCATGATCTGAAGGGCCGGTGATAGGCAATCGCGCCGGGTGAAGCAAACGGCTTGCATGCGGGCGCCGGCGCGGCGAAAGCTGGCGCCATGATCCAGCCTGTCGCCAGCCTCCTGCGTGCCCTCTCCTTTCTCAGCCGCTTTCCGGCGCTACCGGAAGCCTTTCGCGGCGGGCCCCATCCGCTGGCAGCGGATGCGCCGGCCTTTCCGGTGGTGGGGCTGATCGTCGGGCTTCTGCCCGCCCTGCTCCTGCTGCTGGCGATGGCGGCCGGCCTTGCACCCTTTATCGCCGCCCTCCTTGCACTGGCGCTGATGGTGGCTTCCACCGGCGCCCTGCACGAAGACGGGCTGGGTGATACGGCGGATGGCCTGTTCGGCCATGCCGGGAAAGACCGAGCGCTCGCCATCATGAAGGACAGCCGCATCGGAACCTATGGTTTGCTGGCGCTGGCCTTCGCGCTTCTGCTGCGCATCGCGCTTCTGGCGGAGGTGGCCACCGCCAGTCCGCTCGCGGCAGCGTGCGCCCTGCTGGCGGCGGCATCGGCCAGCCGCGGCGGCATGGGCCTGTTGTGGTCTTCCCTACCCTCGGCGCGCCCCGACGGCATCGCCGACAGCCTCGGCAGGCCGACGCGGCGGCAGGGACTCTGGTCCCTTGCGCTGGGCACGGCATCGGGCGTCCTCTTGGGCCTGCCGACGGCCGGGTTTGGCGGGGTTGCCCTTGCGGCCGCGATCTCGGCGGGCGTTTATCTGTGGTTCCGGTCTGTCCTGCGCCGTCGCCTCGGCGGCCAGACGGGCGACACGTTGGGCGCATGCCAGCAATTGCTGGACATCGCGATACTGCTGGGCCTGGCGCTCGGCTCAGGCTGAGGCCAGCGCCAGAAGGACGGCGATGGCCCCGAGTGCGCTGCACGTGCGGCCATAAAGCACCAAGGCCCGGTCGATATCGCCGGTCCCGGCCTCTCGTCGGCCCTCTGCATTGAGGCAGGGAGCATCGACCGCAAGGTCGCCATAGCGACGCGGCCCACCGAGCGACAGGCCCAGCGCCGCCGCCATGGCCGCCTCCGGCCAACCCGCGTTGGGTGAGCGGTGCAACGGCGCGTCCCGCCGTGAGATGCGCCAGGCCCGCCGGTCCGCGGCGACGAGCGCGAACAAAAGCGCGGTCAACCGCGCAGCCGGCCAGTTGGCCAGGTCGTCCAGCCGCGCCGCCCCCCTGCCGAATGCCCGGTGGCGCGCGCTCATATGGCCGATCATCGAATCTGCAGTGTTGATCATCTTGTAGGCGAACAGGCCCGGCAGGCCGAACAGCGCCGCATAGAAAAACGGGGCGATCACGCCGTCGGACGTGTTTTCCGCAAGGCTTTCGATTGCCGCCCGGCAGACGCCGGCATCGTCCAGCTGGTCCGGGTCCCGCCCGACGATCATCGATACCGCATGGCGGCCATCGGCAAGCGAATGGGACAGCCCGGTAGCCACCGCCTCGACGTGCTGGCGCAGGCTGCCTTGCGCCAGGAATATCGCGATGGTGCAGGCTTGCAGTACGATGCCGGCCGGCCCCAGAAGAGAAAGGCCCCATTGCAGGGCAAGCCCGAGCAGGGCCGCCGCCACCGTCAGCAGCCCAATGGCGACGAGCCCGGCACGGCGTCTGCGCCGCTCCGGCAGGGACGCGTCGTTCCAGGCGCGGTCGAGCCGATCGATCGCCCCGCCGAACAGGGCCACCGGATGCGGCAGATGGCGCCACAGCCAGGGCGGATCGCCCACCAGCCTGTCCAGAAGCAGTCCTGCAAGCAGGGCGATGGCCGAGCCGCCTAGCAGCATAGCGCCCCGGCAAGACGTTCGGCCTCGATGTCGTCCCGGATGTTTCCGAAGCGAAGCCACGCCGGTTCGTAGGCGAAGGGGCGTGTCAGGATATGGCGTGTCGCGAGCCGCTCGAAAATCGCCGCGGCTCCCTCATCCCGGATAAGGGTGAACATCGCCGTGCCCCCGGCGATGGCAAGCCCGGCCGTGGACAGAGTTTCCCGCGTCATGCGCGCCTGCGCCTCCAGGCGTGCCCGCACCGCGCCCGTTGCCGCCTCGGCCCGCAGCGCGGCCGCACCCACGGCCATGGCCGGCCCCGACACGGCCCAGGGCCCGAGGCGGGCTGCGATCCGCCCGGCAAGCACGTCGCCGCACAGGGCGAAACCGAGCCGAAGGCCCGCATATCCGAAATATTTGCCGAAGGATTTGAGCACGAGAATCGGCAGCGGCCCCGCCGTGTCACCCGCGAGGCTGCAGGCGGGGTCGGCATCGGCGAAGGCTTCATCCACGACGAGAAGTCCGTCCCGCTCCAGAAGGCGCTCGGCCAGGGCCAGCAGTGCCGGCCTGTCGTGTTTCCGCCCGTCCGGGTTGTTGGGATTGACGACGACGACCAGCGACGCGTCGGCGGGGATATCGTCCAGACCGGCGCATGCGACGGCGTCATGGCCAGCCAGGACAAGCGCGTGCCTGTGTTCCTCATAGGTCGGAGACAGGATCGCCGCGCGGCGCGGCGTGAAGAGGTACGGCCACAATCCGATGAGCGCCTGCGTTCCCGGCGCCGCCACGATGCTGCCGGCGACCCCGTAGAAGGCGCGGGCCGCATCCGCCAGCGTGGCCTCGTCCGCCGCCTCCGGAAGCCGCGTCCACGCGTCCGGCCGCAGTTGCGGCAGGGGCAGCGGTTGCGGGTTGATGCCGGTGGACAGGTCCAGCCAGTCGGCTCGCTGTCCGCCCCAGCGGGCGATGGCTGCGTCCAGGGCTCCGCCGTGTTTCAACGCGGCGTCCATCAGGCGGCGCCATCGATCACGTGCAGGAAAGAGCCCATGACCCGGCCACGATACAGGCCGAGGGCGCCCAGGGCTTGTCCTGTCGCGTCGGTGGCGCGGAAAAGCCGTCCTGCATCGCCCTCGGACAGGATCGAGGCATAGTGGAACTCGTGGGCGGTCACGGCAGCGGCCCAGAAGGGCGCATCGTCGGTGGGCACCGCCTGCCTGTAGCCAAGATGCCGGCGTGGCACCTCGAAACTGGTTTCCAACGGCAGCATGCCCAGCATCGCATGCCGGGTGCCTTCGCCGTCCACCAAGCCGTCGCCAAGCACCATATAGCCTCCGCATTCGCCGTAGACGAGGGCGCCCCGCATCGCAGAATTGGTCATTCCGGCACGAAACGCGGACGCGCCGGCGATCCGCCCCGCATGGAGTTCCGGATACCCGCCCGGCAGGTAGACGGCGTCCGCGCCGATATCCGGCGCTTCGTCGGCCAGCGGCGAAAAGAACGAAATGTCCGCACCGGCCTCCCGCCAGCCGCCCAGGAGATGCGGATAGGCGAAGGCGAAGGCATCGTCCCGCGCCACGGCAACGCGCCCGCCGGGTGGCGGCAGGCGGGGTGCCCGCCCATCGCCGGCCGGCATTGAGGCGCGGCGGGAGACGTCCAGCAGGCCATCGAGGTCCAGCGCCACCTCCAGCCAGTCGGCCGCACGGTCGCACAGGCGCTCGTCCGCATCCAGCTCCTGCGCGCGGACGAGGCCAAGATGCCGGGACGGGATCGCCAGCGACGGCTCTGCGGGAAGCGCCGCCAGAACGGGGATCGCCAGGGGCTCCAGCGCCGTGCGCAACATCGCCTCGTGGCGCTGGCTGCCAACGCGGTTGAGGATGAGCCCCCCGATCCCGATCGACGGGTCGTGGGTGGCGAAGCCGCGCACCAGCGCCGCCACGGACTGCGCCTGGCGGGCGCAATCGACCACAAGGATAACGGGCAGACCCAGCATCTGCGCCAGTGCCGCCGCAGAGCCCCGGCCGTTCGCCGCACCGTCGAAGAGGCCCATGGCGCCCTCGACGGCAAGCAGGCCGTCGCCCTGCCCCGCAAGGCGCAGGATCGTCGACGGCTGCATGGCATACGCGTCGAGATTGACGCTGTCGTGTCCGCTGGCGAGGCGGTGGAAACCGGGGTCGATATAGTCCGGGCCCGACTTGGCGGGCGTCACGGGAATGCCGCGCCGGGCAAGCAGGCGCAGCAGCGCCAGCGTCACCAGCGTCTTGCCGCATCCCGAAGCCGGGGCCGATATGAGAATACCCTGTCGCGCCATGATCCCCGACGCTTATAATGATCGCGATGCACAACGCCAGCCAGACAATATTGCTGATTGCCGGAACGAGCGAGGCGCGCGCTTTGTCGGAAGCGATCGCGCGGGACATGCCGAAGGCGCGCCTGATCGTGTCGCTTCTGGGCGCGACCGAAAAACCGGCCGCCTATGCAGGCTCTGTGCGGACAGGCGGCTTCGGCGGTGTTGCTGGCCTGGGCGATTTTCTCCGCGCCGAGAATGTCACGCATCTTGTCGATGCGGCGCACCCCTTCGCCACCGGCATGCACCGCAATGCGACGGCGGCGGCGGCCCGCGCGGGCGTGCCCTGTCTGGCGATGATCCGCCCCGAATGGCCGCCAAGACCGAACTGGCAGGAGGTCGCCTGCCTGCGCGCGGCAAGTGTGGCGCTACCACACGGCGCAAAGCCCTTCCTGGCGCTCGGGCAGCGCCATCTTGCGCCCTTTCGCCACCGCGCGGACCTGGGGCCCGTTCTGCGCATGGCCGAGGGGCCGCGCACGCCTCTGCCCTTTCCAGCAGAGATCGTCATCGGCCCGCCCTTGCGGACGGCAGACGAAGAGCAGGCGCTTTTCCGACGTTACGGCGTGACGCATCTCGTCTGCCGCAATTCGGGCGGGCAGGCCGGCATCGCAAAGCTCGACGCCGCAGAGGCGCTGGGCCTGCCCGTCCTGATGATCCGGCGGCCGGCGATGGCATCGAATGGCCATGCCACCGACCCGCAGGCGGCCCTGGATTGGCTGCGTTCGCACTCCGCCTTCCGGGCCGAGGCCGATATCGCCGTCGAGCGCCAGGGTTAACCGCCGCCCGGAGCGGCGGCTTTGGGCCGCAGCACGTGGACGTGCGAAGGATCGTACAGGGCCGAGTCGCGGAAGGCCGATGCGCCGAGTGCCCTGCCGACGAGAACCAGCGCCGTGCGCGTCAATTTGGCGTCGCGCGCCAGGCGACGCATCGTGGACACCGTGCCGTGCAGGAAGCTCTCGTCCGGCCAGCCGACGCGATAGGCGATGATGGCCGGGCAGTCGGGCCCATAAGCGGCAAGCGGCGTCAGCACCCGTTCGATATGCGCGAGGTTGCGGACCGACAGGTGGATGGCGAGCGTGGCGCCGCTGCGCGCCAGCGTTTCCAGTTCCTCGCCTTCAGGCATGGAAGACGACTTCATGGCCGTGCGCGTCAGGATGATGCTCTGGCACAGCTCCGGTATGGTCAGTTCCAGCTTCAGGGCGGCAGCCGCCGCTGCGAAGGCCGGAACACCCGGCGTCACGTCATAGGGAATGCCCATCGCATCCAGCCGCCGCATCTGCTCCGCCGTCGCGCCATAGATCGACGGATCGCCGGAATGCACACGCGCCACGTCCAGGCCCTTGGCATGGGCATCGGCGATTTCGGCGACGATGTCGTCGAGCGTCATCGCCGCCGTATCCAGGACGCGGGCCCCGTCAGGCGCGGCGCGGACGATGTCCTCGGGCACCAGCGACCCGGCGTAAAGACAGACCGGGCAGGACTGGATCAACCGCAGGCCGCGCACGGTGATGAGATCGGGTGCGCCCGGCCCGGCCCCGATGAAATGAACCGTCATGTCCGCTCCCTTGTGGCATTGGCCGTCAACGCGCTGCCCGCCTTGCCGGCATAGCCGCGCGGCGTATAGGCGTGCTCGCGCCCGTCGCCGGTCCGCATGCGCCGCGTCTGCGACGAACCGACGATGACGACGGTCAGCATGTCGACGTCGTCCACCCGCAGGTCCGCCAGCGATACGATACGGACCGTTTCACCCCGCCGGCCGAGATTGGTGGCCAGCACCACCGGCGTTTCCGCCGGGCGATGCTCCAGCAGGATGGCGCGCGCGTCGGCCAGCTGGCTGCGCCGCCGCCGCGAAACCGGATTGTAGAAGGCGATCACGAAGTCACCCGCCGCCGCCGCCCGCACCCGCCGCTCGATATCGGGCCAGGGCGTCAGCAGATCGGATAGCGATATGGTGCAGAAATCGTGCCCGAGCGGCGCTCCGGCCCGCGCCGCGGCCGCCTGCAGGGCCGATATGCCCGGGCAGACCACCACCTCCACCCGGCGGGCGGCGGCGGGCAGCTCGCCCGTGTCGATCAACTCATAAGCCAGGGTCGCCATGGCGTAGATGCCGGCATCGCCGGAGCAGACCAAAGCCACCGTGCGGCCTTCCGCCGCCAGAAGCAAAGCGTGGCGGACGCGGTCCTCTTCGGCGCCCAACGGAAAATCGTGCCGGCGGCCGCTGCCGGGAATATCGGCCACCAGATCCAGATAGAGGCCGTAACCGACGCGATCGTCGGCCGCCTCGATGGCCGCGCGCGCCTCCGGCGAGCGCCATTCGGGCGCCCCCGGCCCGATCCCCACAAGCGTCAGGCGCCCCCGCGCCCGGCCGATGGAGCATGCCGAAAGCGGCCGCGGCGCGCGGGCGACGGCGGCGGTGACACGCCGGGATTTCACCTTTGCCAGAATCAGCGTGGCGTCCTGCCCGCCGGCCGCGAGCGCGGCACCTTCGGCCACGCCGTGGCAGCCGACTTCGGCGAAGACGATGTCGGATGGCGTCGCCAGCCGATGCGTTTCGGCCTCCAGCGTGGCGGCATCGAAGACACGCAGCGGCACGTTGAAATGCGCCGCCACCGCGTTCAACGACGCTTCGTCGGCCTTGACGTCGAGGGTCGCTACCATGGCCAGGCAAAGCGGGCTGACCCCGGCTTGCTGCAAGGCCTGTTCGGCCAGGGCGATGGCCTCGTCCGCCGGTGCGCCGCGCTCCGCGCCCATTCCGAGCACGAGCCGCCGCGGGCGGTACAGGAGTTCGCCCGGACGGGGCGCACGCCCTGCATCATCTTCCGACAGGATCACCGAGGCATCGTCGGCACGGGGCACCGGAAGCGCGGTCAGCCAGTCGGCCTCGGCCGTGATGCGGGCTGCGGCGCCGGCCAGCAAGGCGGTCATCGCCGGCTTCGCATCCTGCGGGTTTTCCAGGTGCCACCCGCATGGCGGTGCGTCGAGCGCCACGCCGAAGCGCGTATCGCCGGCGGTGGTGACGGCCGCATGACCGTGGAGAGCCCCGGCCAGACGGCGCGCCATGTCGTTTGCCCCGCGGTGGCCGCCCAGAAGCGGCACGATGCTGCATCGATCCTCGGATACGGCCAGGACCGGCGGCTCCGAACGCTTGTCGCTCAGCGACGGGGCAAGGATGCGGATGAGCGCCCCGGCCGCCATGACGGCCACGATGGGGCGGCCCTCCAGGAAAAGCCCGCGCAGATGGCCGGCCAGACCGCTGAAATGCGCATCCGCGCCGTCTATCCCGTCCGGCGCATGGATCTCCGCCGTCAGTTCGGCCTGGATCTGGCGCGCCGTCGCCATGGCCGGGGCGTGAAGGATGACGATGGCCGGCCTCATGCGACGCCCTCTCTGTGACCGACGATCATGGAAAAATACGGCGCCGTCGCCGGAGCATCGCGCAAGGGCATGATCGTTTCCTGCGGGGTGGAGACATGCGCCAGGTAGCAACTGCCATCGGCAAGGCCGGTGCGATCCAGAAGCGCGCGGATGCGCGCCAGATGCCGGCCCAGCTTGATGATGCAGAAGGCATCCGCCACGGCCAGCCGCGCGGCGATCTGCGCATCGCTCAACGGGGCGGGTATGACGGCGAAGGTCTCGTTGCGGCGGGCCAGCGGTGTGCGCATGGCCGCAGCCGCCGCCATGGGCGATGAGATGCCGGGCACGATGTCGACGCGGAACCGCCCGGCCAGCCGCTCGAAGAGGTAGAGGAAGGAGCCGTAGAAGAAGGGGTCGCCTTCGCACAGAAGGGCGACGTCCCGGCCGCCATCCAGGTATGCGGCGATGGCGTCCGCCGCCTCGTCGTAGGCCGCCTGCCCCGGTGCGCTGTCGATGCGCATGCACAGGCCGAAGGCGATCTCCGCAAGGCCCGGCCGCAGGTGCGGCGCGGCGATGGCGCGGGCCATGCTGTGCCCGCTGTCCGGCACCGGATAGGCGATCGCCGGTACGCTCGACAAAACGCGCACCGCCTTGAGGGTCAGAAGCTCGGGGTCGCCCGGCCCGAGGCCGATTCCATAGAGCGTACCGCTCATGTCCGCTCCGCCCCCTTGCGCAGATGCCAGTGCGTCACCGGCATCTGCGGCCGCCAACCGGTAAGGGTTCCGACCGGCGCAGCCACGGCGACGGCAAGGCGTGTCAGGTTGCCGCCGTAACGGGCATGGAACGTCAGCAGAAGCGCCTCGGACTCCAGCGTGACCGCGTGGGCCACGAGATTTCCATGGTGCGGAAGGGCATCGAAAGCACGTG
This genomic window from Aureimonas sp. OT7 contains:
- a CDS encoding precorrin-6A/cobalt-precorrin-6A reductase; the protein is MIAMHNASQTILLIAGTSEARALSEAIARDMPKARLIVSLLGATEKPAAYAGSVRTGGFGGVAGLGDFLRAENVTHLVDAAHPFATGMHRNATAAAARAGVPCLAMIRPEWPPRPNWQEVACLRAASVALPHGAKPFLALGQRHLAPFRHRADLGPVLRMAEGPRTPLPFPAEIVIGPPLRTADEEQALFRRYGVTHLVCRNSGGQAGIAKLDAAEALGLPVLMIRRPAMASNGHATDPQAALDWLRSHSAFRAEADIAVERQG
- the cobM gene encoding precorrin-4 C(11)-methyltransferase — encoded protein: MTVHFIGAGPGAPDLITVRGLRLIQSCPVCLYAGSLVPEDIVRAAPDGARVLDTAAMTLDDIVAEIADAHAKGLDVARVHSGDPSIYGATAEQMRRLDAMGIPYDVTPGVPAFAAAAAALKLELTIPELCQSIILTRTAMKSSSMPEGEELETLARSGATLAIHLSVRNLAHIERVLTPLAAYGPDCPAIIAYRVGWPDESFLHGTVSTMRRLARDAKLTRTALVLVGRALGASAFRDSALYDPSHVHVLRPKAAAPGGG
- the cobJ gene encoding precorrin-3B C(17)-methyltransferase; the protein is MRPAIVILHAPAMATARQIQAELTAEIHAPDGIDGADAHFSGLAGHLRGLFLEGRPIVAVMAAGALIRILAPSLSDKRSEPPVLAVSEDRCSIVPLLGGHRGANDMARRLAGALHGHAAVTTAGDTRFGVALDAPPCGWHLENPQDAKPAMTALLAGAAARITAEADWLTALPVPRADDASVILSEDDAGRAPRPGELLYRPRRLVLGMGAERGAPADEAIALAEQALQQAGVSPLCLAMVATLDVKADEASLNAVAAHFNVPLRVFDAATLEAETHRLATPSDIVFAEVGCHGVAEGAALAAGGQDATLILAKVKSRRVTAAVARAPRPLSACSIGRARGRLTLVGIGPGAPEWRSPEARAAIEAADDRVGYGLYLDLVADIPGSGRRHDFPLGAEEDRVRHALLLAAEGRTVALVCSGDAGIYAMATLAYELIDTGELPAAARRVEVVVCPGISALQAAAARAGAPLGHDFCTISLSDLLTPWPDIERRVRAAAAGDFVIAFYNPVSRRRRSQLADARAILLEHRPAETPVVLATNLGRRGETVRIVSLADLRVDDVDMLTVVIVGSSQTRRMRTGDGREHAYTPRGYAGKAGSALTANATRERT
- the cobI gene encoding precorrin-2 C(20)-methyltransferase, yielding MSGTLYGIGLGPGDPELLTLKAVRVLSSVPAIAYPVPDSGHSMARAIAAPHLRPGLAEIAFGLCMRIDSAPGQAAYDEAADAIAAYLDGGRDVALLCEGDPFFYGSFLYLFERLAGRFRVDIVPGISSPMAAAAAMRTPLARRNETFAVIPAPLSDAQIAARLAVADAFCIIKLGRHLARIRALLDRTGLADGSCYLAHVSTPQETIMPLRDAPATAPYFSMIVGHREGVA